The window TCTTGCTAAAATTTTGTATAAATTCGCCCCTGAGTTTGATTATTTAGCTGTATTAAGCAATAGCAGGGATGGACGCATCTTAGGGCGATTAGCCACTTCATATAAACAATGCGGAACACTCTTTGTTCCTCATGATGCCCGGGAAGTAGCTCTAAGGAAAATGGTAGGAATCCTTAAAAATGAGAATAAGGTTCTCATCGTCACACCCGATGGGCCGCGTGGTCCGCGGCATAAAGTGAAACCGGGGGTAGTATTGGCTTCTATTCATGCAGAGTCTTCGATTATTCCGTTAACTTGGGATTGCGATACTTGCTGGGTATTGAATAGCTGGGATAGAATGGCCTTTCCTAAACCCTTTTCCAAAATCAAAGTGAATTTTGGCGAGGCTATGGCGTTTTCCACTAGGGAAAACTTAGACGGAGCCATGGCTAAGGTAGAAGGGGCAATGCAGCGTCTATAAGCCTTGATGGTTAGGAGATGTCTAATGTTCACACAGCTTATCTTTATCATCATCCTGCTCTTGCTCACCTCATTCACAAGAACTAACGACGACTATTTGCAATGGGCAGCAGGATTAGGGGCTTATGTATTGCTTTTAGGGCTGATTGCATATCAAAACTATGCTTATAAAAAATCTTCCTCACATAGAAAAGAAGCTCTTAATTTCCTGACTAGCGTAGAACTGACGGCATTTATCGCCCTTAGCTGCATTTTCATTGGAGTTCCCAAAACTTTCTATTTTCCTTCCAGCTCGCTTGTGGTTTATAATTTCTTCCTCTATTTTTTCGGACTCTTCTTTTTCCACTATACTTATCCAAAAAAGTTTCCCGCAGCCTCCAGTGCAGCCAATCAAATTATTATCCTTGTTCCTTTTATTCTTCCTCTCCTTGTCTATACGTTCATAAATGACTTACTTCTACTGGCAGGATATAACTTGGAAGCCCAGTCCTTCGTTGTCATAGCCCTCTTTGGCTTCACTTTTGCCCTTGTACTGCTGATGTTGATGCCGCCGGTTTTGCTGTTATTTTGGCGTTGTAAGCCTCTCAACGACATTGCATTCGTTCAGCCCTTTCAAAGTGTTTGCGCTAAGGCGAATTTCAGGCACGGAGGTTTTAAAGTTTGGACTGTTTTAAACCATATTCCCACTGCTGCTATCATAGGATTGATCTCTAAATTCCGCTATGTGATGTTCACACGCACTTTACTGAATCGCCTCTCTATTGAACCCCTAAAGGCTGTTCTAGCGCATGAAATTGGACACAGCAAGAGGAGGCATTTGTTCAAGCTCCCCTTTGTCCTTTTGGGAATGGGCGTGACAGCAACACTTATCCTCTCTTTTTTTGAAGAAGGAACGGTTGTTTTTTTTAATCATTTAGCAAAAGTATTCCCTTTTCACTATTGGCGAGAAATGGAAATTGTTTTTCTTTTTGTCCTAACTGCCATAACTGCAGCTTTATATATCCGCTATGTTTTTGGGTATTTTTCCCGCCTTTTTGAAAAAGAGGCCGATCTCTACGGAATAGAGATCGGTTTGCCTGCATCAAGCATGATTGACGCATTAGAAGGAATAGCAGTAGCTACGGGGAATTCCCATGAAACCCCCAGCTGGCATCATGATAGCATTGCGAATAGGATAAGGTTTATTCAGAAGGCAGAGGCCAACCCATTGCTTATTGGAGAGCATAAACGCCGTGC is drawn from Parachlamydiales bacterium and contains these coding sequences:
- a CDS encoding DUF374 domain-containing protein; the encoded protein is MKQLLSKIGHFSPWFIVKLYKIVALALLSTCKIEVEGVDHFKNAASKGSCSLVLWHDRLGILAKILYKFAPEFDYLAVLSNSRDGRILGRLATSYKQCGTLFVPHDAREVALRKMVGILKNENKVLIVTPDGPRGPRHKVKPGVVLASIHAESSIIPLTWDCDTCWVLNSWDRMAFPKPFSKIKVNFGEAMAFSTRENLDGAMAKVEGAMQRL
- a CDS encoding M48 family metallopeptidase, giving the protein MFTQLIFIIILLLLTSFTRTNDDYLQWAAGLGAYVLLLGLIAYQNYAYKKSSSHRKEALNFLTSVELTAFIALSCIFIGVPKTFYFPSSSLVVYNFFLYFFGLFFFHYTYPKKFPAASSAANQIIILVPFILPLLVYTFINDLLLLAGYNLEAQSFVVIALFGFTFALVLLMLMPPVLLLFWRCKPLNDIAFVQPFQSVCAKANFRHGGFKVWTVLNHIPTAAIIGLISKFRYVMFTRTLLNRLSIEPLKAVLAHEIGHSKRRHLFKLPFVLLGMGVTATLILSFFEEGTVVFFNHLAKVFPFHYWREMEIVFLFVLTAITAALYIRYVFGYFSRLFEKEADLYGIEIGLPASSMIDALEGIAVATGNSHETPSWHHDSIANRIRFIQKAEANPLLIGEHKRRARRSLIIYGVCLLSGILFLTAPYYPEIQLFKTLNALGLSIEKGLTSMISSLFP